From the genome of Thermoflexus hugenholtzii, one region includes:
- a CDS encoding AAA family ATPase, translated as MIRRIRIDGYKSLRGVELALRPLTLIIGPNAGGKSNLFDALGLLSRMATRPSLADAFREHRGDPLEAFYYGEEGLPGLLRRDHVEFTMEVDVELSDTAIRRAEQLMDIYRGGNGELRPAKSSRRITERLLRYRLTVAIHPKTGVLRVQDESLRALTEVGGELRPDERRRPFLERIGNRLRLRMEGQARPMEYEIGLNHTIVSLPVYPPHYPHLVAFREELASWQFYYFEPRQMREESPVKEVEVLTPSGGDLAAFYYTLQRRDPLQFDNLQRVLRALVPSVEGFSTELTDEGKVRLKIREGGVDFSARLISEGTLRLLGLIAILSPSNPAAVIGLEEPENGVHPRRLKIIADLLREASRRRQVLINTHSPLLPDYLGDEALLIRCVRRDGSSSFKELTEAVGLFRRPAVGEALEEEEPSISQRILRGDWG; from the coding sequence ATGATCCGGCGGATTCGGATCGATGGGTATAAGTCTCTTCGGGGCGTGGAGCTGGCCCTCCGTCCGCTCACGCTGATCATCGGGCCCAACGCCGGCGGCAAGAGCAACCTGTTCGATGCCCTCGGGCTGCTCAGCCGGATGGCGACCCGGCCCTCTCTGGCGGATGCCTTTCGGGAGCATCGGGGGGATCCGCTGGAGGCTTTCTATTACGGCGAGGAGGGGCTCCCAGGCCTGTTGCGCCGGGATCATGTGGAGTTCACTATGGAAGTTGATGTAGAGCTGAGCGATACAGCGATCCGGCGTGCGGAGCAGTTGATGGACATCTATCGAGGCGGCAATGGGGAGTTGCGCCCGGCCAAATCCTCTCGTCGGATCACGGAGCGTCTTCTGCGCTATCGCCTGACAGTGGCGATCCACCCCAAGACCGGAGTCCTGCGCGTTCAGGATGAATCCCTCCGGGCCTTGACCGAAGTTGGCGGGGAGTTGCGCCCCGATGAGCGTCGCCGTCCCTTTCTGGAGCGGATAGGAAATCGTTTGCGGCTGCGGATGGAGGGTCAGGCCCGTCCGATGGAATATGAAATCGGGTTGAATCACACGATTGTCTCCCTCCCGGTTTATCCGCCTCATTATCCCCACTTGGTGGCCTTCCGCGAAGAATTGGCCAGCTGGCAGTTCTATTATTTTGAGCCCCGTCAGATGCGGGAGGAGAGCCCGGTGAAAGAAGTGGAGGTTCTCACCCCATCCGGAGGGGATCTCGCCGCCTTTTATTACACGCTCCAGCGCCGGGATCCGCTTCAGTTTGACAACCTGCAGCGCGTCCTGCGGGCCCTGGTTCCTTCGGTGGAGGGATTTTCGACCGAGCTAACCGATGAGGGGAAAGTCCGTTTGAAGATCCGGGAGGGAGGAGTGGATTTCTCCGCTCGCTTGATCTCTGAAGGCACGCTGCGACTGCTGGGGCTCATTGCGATCCTGAGCCCCTCCAATCCGGCTGCTGTCATCGGCCTCGAGGAGCCAGAAAACGGAGTCCATCCCCGGCGGTTAAAGATCATCGCAGACCTGCTGCGGGAGGCCTCTCGACGCAGGCAGGTTCTCATCAACACGCATTCCCCTCTTCTTCCGGATTATCTGGGCGATGAAGCTCTTCTCATTCGATGTGTCCGGAGGGACGGAAGCAGCTCGTTTAAGGAGCTCACGGAAGCCGTGGGCCTCTTTCGCCGTCCGGCTGTGGGCGAGGCGCTGGAGGAGGAGGAACCCTCGATCTCGCAGCGCATCTTGCGTGGAGACTGGGGATGA
- a CDS encoding HIT family protein, protein MVARKPCPFCQIARGEAAAWIVLEDSHSVAFLDHRPLFPGHCLLIPREHYETLMDVPPEQIGPLFRNAQRLARAMEKGLGAEGSFVAINNRVSQSVPHLHIHVVPRRKGDGLRGFFWPRQRYASEAEMAEIAARLREALESL, encoded by the coding sequence ATGGTAGCGCGGAAGCCATGTCCGTTCTGTCAGATCGCCCGCGGCGAGGCGGCCGCCTGGATCGTGCTGGAGGATTCCCACTCCGTTGCGTTCCTGGATCACCGGCCGCTGTTCCCGGGACATTGCCTGTTGATCCCCCGGGAGCACTACGAGACCCTTATGGATGTGCCGCCGGAGCAGATCGGACCGCTTTTCCGGAACGCCCAACGGCTGGCGCGGGCGATGGAGAAAGGATTGGGCGCGGAGGGCTCCTTCGTGGCCATCAACAACCGGGTGAGCCAGAGCGTGCCGCACCTGCACATCCACGTGGTGCCCCGGCGCAAGGGGGACGGCCTGCGGGGCTTCTTCTGGCCGCGACAGCGCTACGCCAGCGAGGCCGAGATGGCGGAGATCGCCGCCCGCCTGCGGGAGGCACTGGAAAGCCTTTAG
- a CDS encoding FAD-binding oxidoreductase: MDLTERYRLDGRSPRSVIHPRTVEEVAEALREAARSGWAVVPWGSGAHQGYGEAPSCYDLALDLTGLSGIVRHRPANLTVRVEAGIRLADLNAQLAAHGQWLPLDPPPGDSATIGGILATGLSGPLRARYGPPRDLLIGIRVVLADGTVVQGGGEVVKNVAGYDLPRLFCGSLGTLGVIVEAAFKLWPRPKTEATALFGFARAEDAMPLTLGLLRHPGFPLAVEVLNAAAWAELRRQVSLPETPEARIWVLVRAGGWPASVERVLRDAENLAAAAQVRERLSGDAAALLWAHVPRLTALPYPPPPDGLWVRLGVLPAQVAEALRTLEAFPDVRVIGQAQGTAGVIYARAHGPLEALLGWGEALRSFALARGGHFTLLNGPEAARRALGLWAPQRPEIAAMQRIKAQLDPHGRLSPGRMGW; this comes from the coding sequence GTGGATCTGACGGAGCGCTACCGGCTGGACGGCCGATCCCCCCGATCCGTGATCCATCCCCGCACCGTGGAGGAGGTGGCGGAGGCGCTGCGTGAGGCCGCTCGCTCCGGATGGGCCGTCGTGCCCTGGGGGAGCGGGGCCCACCAGGGATACGGCGAGGCGCCCTCCTGCTATGATCTCGCCCTGGACCTGACCGGCCTCTCCGGGATCGTGCGCCATCGCCCTGCCAACCTCACCGTCCGCGTGGAGGCCGGGATCCGCCTGGCGGACCTGAACGCCCAGCTGGCCGCGCACGGCCAGTGGCTCCCCCTGGATCCCCCTCCGGGGGATTCGGCGACCATCGGAGGGATCCTGGCCACCGGCCTGAGCGGCCCCTTGCGGGCCCGTTACGGCCCCCCTCGGGATCTCCTGATTGGCATTCGGGTGGTCCTGGCGGATGGAACCGTCGTCCAGGGCGGTGGAGAGGTGGTGAAGAACGTGGCCGGCTACGACCTGCCGCGGCTCTTCTGCGGCTCCCTGGGCACCCTGGGGGTGATCGTGGAAGCCGCCTTCAAGCTGTGGCCCCGGCCCAAAACCGAGGCCACCGCCCTCTTCGGGTTCGCCCGCGCGGAGGATGCCATGCCCCTCACCCTGGGCCTGCTCCGCCATCCCGGCTTCCCGCTGGCCGTTGAGGTCCTGAACGCCGCGGCCTGGGCGGAGCTCCGCCGGCAGGTCTCGCTTCCTGAGACCCCTGAAGCGCGCATCTGGGTCCTGGTGCGGGCAGGAGGCTGGCCGGCCTCCGTGGAGCGCGTGTTGCGGGACGCTGAAAACCTGGCCGCCGCCGCTCAGGTCCGGGAGCGCCTCTCCGGGGACGCGGCCGCCCTGCTCTGGGCCCACGTGCCCCGCCTCACCGCCCTGCCCTACCCGCCCCCTCCGGATGGCCTGTGGGTGCGGCTGGGCGTTCTGCCCGCTCAGGTGGCGGAGGCCCTCCGGACGCTGGAAGCATTTCCGGATGTTCGGGTGATCGGGCAGGCTCAGGGAACCGCCGGGGTGATCTATGCGCGGGCCCATGGGCCGCTGGAGGCGCTCCTGGGCTGGGGCGAGGCCCTTCGATCCTTCGCCCTGGCCCGAGGCGGGCACTTCACCCTCCTCAACGGCCCGGAGGCCGCCCGGCGCGCCCTGGGCCTGTGGGCGCCCCAACGGCCCGAGATCGCCGCGATGCAACGGATCAAAGCCCAGCTGGACCCACACGGACGATTGAGCCCGGGGCGCATGGGATGGTAG
- the glmS gene encoding glutamine--fructose-6-phosphate transaminase (isomerizing), translating to MCGIVGYVGHRDAVPILIEGLRRLEYRGYDSAGLVVVQDGRLEVRRRAGKIRQLMDLLEAEPASGFIGMGHTRWATHGAPADHNAHPHRDCTGRIAVIHNGIVENFLELRQALQAEGHRFTSETDTEVIAHLIEAHLRAGADLETAARRAFQALQGAHAIVVLSADHPDRLIAVRIGNAGGVVIGLGEGEMFVASDIPAILEHTRRMLFLESRQMAVVRRDDVRVWTLEGEPVHLPVQTIPWDPVAAAKGPYRHFMHKEIHEQPRAVTDTLRGRVDFERGRVTLEEVPLSPEAARRISRIVIVACGTSYYAGLVGKFYFESLARIPTEVDYGSEFRYRDPVLDADTVVLAISQSGETVDTLAAMERAREGGARLWSIVNVIGSQAHRMADACILMHAGPEIGVASSKAFTTSIVDELLLALRLAELRGTLSPEELREHVRELARLPDLLGRVLDREAEVVEVARAFYRYEDFLYLGRGLLYPIALEGALKLKELSYIHAEGYPAGEMKHGPIALIDERMPTVALALQDPVTYEKMLSQMEQVRARRGQVIALVTDGDRAASARADVVLSVPHAPRWLQPVVAVVPLQLLAYHIAVLRGCDVDQPRNLAKSVTVE from the coding sequence ATGTGCGGCATTGTCGGATACGTCGGGCACCGGGATGCGGTGCCCATCCTGATCGAGGGCCTGAGACGGCTGGAATACCGGGGCTACGACTCCGCCGGGCTGGTGGTGGTCCAGGACGGCCGGCTGGAGGTCCGGCGGCGCGCGGGGAAGATCCGCCAGCTGATGGATCTGCTGGAAGCGGAGCCGGCCTCCGGGTTCATCGGGATGGGCCACACCCGCTGGGCGACTCACGGCGCCCCCGCGGATCATAACGCCCACCCGCACCGGGATTGCACGGGGCGCATCGCCGTGATCCACAACGGGATCGTGGAGAACTTCCTCGAGCTGCGCCAGGCTCTCCAGGCGGAGGGCCATCGCTTCACCTCGGAGACGGACACCGAGGTCATCGCCCATCTCATCGAGGCGCACCTCCGCGCCGGGGCCGACCTGGAGACCGCCGCCCGCCGCGCCTTCCAGGCTCTGCAGGGCGCCCATGCCATCGTCGTCCTCTCCGCCGACCACCCCGATCGCCTCATCGCCGTCCGCATCGGCAACGCCGGAGGGGTGGTGATCGGCCTGGGAGAGGGGGAGATGTTCGTCGCCTCGGACATCCCGGCCATCCTGGAGCACACCCGCCGCATGCTCTTCCTGGAGAGCCGCCAGATGGCCGTGGTGCGCCGGGACGACGTCCGGGTGTGGACTTTGGAGGGGGAGCCGGTGCACCTGCCGGTGCAGACCATCCCCTGGGATCCCGTGGCGGCGGCCAAGGGGCCCTACCGGCACTTTATGCATAAGGAAATCCACGAGCAGCCCCGGGCCGTCACGGATACGCTGCGGGGACGGGTGGATTTCGAGCGCGGCCGGGTGACGCTGGAGGAGGTCCCGCTGAGCCCCGAGGCGGCGCGGCGCATCTCCCGCATCGTGATCGTGGCCTGCGGCACTTCCTATTATGCCGGGCTGGTGGGCAAGTTCTACTTTGAATCCCTGGCCCGCATCCCCACCGAGGTCGATTACGGCAGCGAGTTCCGCTATCGCGACCCCGTGCTGGATGCGGACACGGTGGTGCTGGCCATCTCCCAGAGCGGGGAGACCGTGGACACTCTGGCGGCGATGGAGCGAGCGCGGGAGGGGGGCGCGCGGTTGTGGAGCATCGTCAACGTCATCGGCTCCCAGGCCCACCGCATGGCGGATGCCTGCATCCTGATGCACGCCGGCCCCGAGATCGGGGTGGCTTCCTCCAAAGCCTTCACGACCTCCATCGTGGACGAGCTGCTGCTGGCCCTGCGGCTGGCCGAGCTGCGGGGGACCCTGAGCCCGGAGGAGCTTCGCGAGCACGTCCGCGAGCTGGCCCGCCTGCCCGACCTCCTGGGCCGGGTCCTGGACCGGGAGGCCGAGGTGGTGGAGGTCGCCCGGGCCTTTTACCGCTATGAGGACTTCCTCTACCTGGGGCGAGGGTTGCTTTACCCCATCGCCCTGGAGGGGGCGCTCAAGCTGAAGGAGCTCAGCTACATCCACGCGGAGGGGTATCCGGCGGGGGAGATGAAGCACGGGCCCATCGCCCTGATCGATGAGCGCATGCCGACGGTGGCCCTGGCGTTGCAGGACCCCGTGACTTATGAGAAGATGCTCAGCCAGATGGAGCAGGTGCGGGCCCGCCGGGGGCAGGTGATCGCTCTGGTCACCGACGGCGACCGGGCGGCATCCGCACGCGCCGATGTGGTCCTCTCGGTGCCGCATGCTCCCCGCTGGCTTCAGCCGGTGGTGGCGGTGGTGCCGTTGCAATTGCTGGCCTACCATATCGCGGTGCTGCGCGGATGCGATGTGGATCAGCCCCGCAACCTGGCCAAAAGCGTTACGGTGGAATGA
- a CDS encoding (Fe-S)-binding protein, giving the protein MEVRGFTADHPPDYGEILRCTHCGLCLNQCPTFRVLGWEPDSPRGRIYLMRAVAEGRLEINPDFREHMEVCLACRACQTACPATLSFGRLVEAARWQVLQTLPLSPPERLIRALVFGGILAHPSLLALLSRGLWLYQASGVRALIRRNGLITRLPPALRNMEEMLPDRLPSRFLPTGRRYPAVGERRGRVALLAGCVMRTLLAPIQEATVRVLTRQGFEVVIPRGQVCCGALHVHAGERRRAQALARRNLAAFTREEVDAILVNAAGCGVAMKEYGDLLKDDPHWAEAARTFSAKVRDVTEFLDAVGLRPPLRRIAGRAVYQDPCHLAHGQGTRAQPRRLLRAVGLTVLELPDGDLCCGSAGIYNITHPEIADALLEEKVTQIRRLNPERVVTANAGCLLQLAMGLRRNGLSIPVQHVIEVLDEATAG; this is encoded by the coding sequence ATGGAGGTGCGGGGGTTCACGGCGGATCACCCGCCGGATTACGGGGAGATCCTCCGCTGCACCCACTGCGGGCTCTGCCTGAACCAGTGCCCGACCTTCCGGGTGCTGGGGTGGGAGCCGGATTCGCCCCGGGGGCGCATCTACCTGATGCGGGCGGTGGCGGAGGGCCGTCTGGAGATCAACCCGGACTTCCGGGAGCATATGGAGGTCTGCCTGGCCTGCCGCGCGTGCCAGACCGCCTGCCCCGCCACCCTGTCCTTCGGACGCCTGGTCGAAGCCGCCCGCTGGCAGGTCCTCCAGACGCTCCCGCTCTCACCCCCAGAGCGCCTGATCCGCGCCCTCGTCTTCGGGGGGATCCTTGCCCATCCGAGCCTCCTGGCCCTGCTCTCCCGCGGGCTGTGGCTTTACCAGGCCAGCGGGGTCCGCGCCCTGATCCGGCGGAACGGGCTGATCACCCGCCTGCCTCCCGCGCTGCGGAACATGGAGGAGATGCTCCCGGATCGCCTCCCCTCCCGCTTCCTTCCCACGGGAAGGCGCTATCCGGCGGTGGGGGAGCGGCGCGGACGAGTCGCCCTGCTGGCCGGATGTGTCATGCGCACCTTGCTGGCCCCCATCCAGGAGGCCACGGTCCGGGTCCTCACCCGTCAGGGATTCGAGGTGGTGATCCCGCGAGGCCAGGTTTGCTGTGGGGCGCTGCACGTGCACGCCGGAGAGCGACGGCGGGCCCAGGCGCTGGCCCGACGGAACCTGGCCGCTTTCACGCGCGAGGAGGTCGACGCCATCCTGGTCAACGCCGCGGGCTGCGGCGTGGCGATGAAGGAATATGGGGATCTTCTGAAGGATGATCCCCACTGGGCGGAGGCGGCGCGGACCTTCAGCGCGAAGGTTCGGGATGTGACGGAGTTCCTGGACGCCGTCGGACTGCGGCCGCCGCTGCGCCGCATCGCCGGGCGGGCCGTTTACCAGGACCCCTGTCATCTGGCCCACGGCCAGGGGACCCGCGCCCAGCCCCGGCGTTTGCTGCGGGCGGTGGGGTTGACCGTGCTGGAGCTCCCCGACGGGGATCTGTGCTGCGGCAGCGCGGGGATTTACAACATCACCCATCCGGAGATCGCCGACGCGCTGCTCGAAGAGAAAGTGACGCAAATCCGCCGGCTGAACCCCGAGCGAGTGGTGACCGCCAACGCGGGCTGCCTGCTTCAGCTGGCCATGGGCCTGCGCCGCAACGGTCTCTCCATCCCGGTCCAGCACGTGATAGAGGTCCTGGACGAGGCCACGGCCGGTTGA
- a CDS encoding FAD-binding oxidoreductase, which produces MKREAVLRELREVFGPRGVLWEAHHLLLYEYDASIDKGRPDFVVFPTSTEQVVAAVRIANRYGLPIVVRGAGTGLSGGAVADQGGLMIVTTRMRRILEIDPVNLRAVVQPGVVNLAVSQAAAAYGLYYAPDPSSQKACTIGGNVAENSGGPHCLAYGVTTHHVLGLEVVLPDGEVIEVGGAALDWPGYDLTGLIVGSEGTLGIVTKAILRLLPQPEAVVTLLAVFDTVDQASEAVSAIIADGTIPGAIEMMDRTAIQAVESAKRCGYPTDAGAVLLIDVEGLTEGLEDLAHHIARICEHYDAREVRVATDPVERERLWSGRKGAFGAMGRLAPSYYVQDGVVPRDQLPQVLRRIQEIGQRYGLVIANVFHAGDGNLHPLILFDERDPEQTRRVLEAGAEILRACVEAGGSLTGEHGIGLEKRDLMPLLFSPADLEAMARIKAAFNPENRLNPCKMFPSTKMCLETWSRRRARMAEPIRYRAGSPEMPPEEELWI; this is translated from the coding sequence GTGAAGCGGGAAGCGGTGTTGCGAGAGCTGCGGGAAGTTTTCGGGCCCCGCGGGGTGTTGTGGGAAGCGCATCACCTCCTCCTCTACGAATACGATGCCTCCATCGATAAGGGCCGCCCCGATTTCGTGGTCTTCCCCACCTCCACCGAGCAGGTGGTCGCCGCCGTGCGCATCGCCAACCGCTACGGGTTGCCCATCGTGGTGCGCGGCGCGGGGACCGGATTGAGCGGCGGGGCGGTGGCCGACCAGGGCGGCCTGATGATCGTGACCACCCGCATGCGGCGCATCCTGGAGATCGATCCCGTGAACCTGCGGGCCGTGGTCCAGCCCGGGGTGGTCAACCTGGCCGTCTCCCAGGCCGCCGCCGCCTACGGCCTTTACTACGCCCCGGATCCCTCCAGCCAGAAGGCATGCACCATCGGCGGCAACGTCGCCGAGAACTCCGGAGGGCCCCACTGCCTGGCCTACGGGGTGACGACCCACCACGTCCTCGGGCTGGAGGTAGTGCTCCCGGACGGGGAGGTCATCGAGGTGGGTGGCGCCGCCCTGGACTGGCCGGGCTACGATCTGACCGGGTTGATCGTCGGCTCCGAGGGAACCCTGGGGATCGTGACGAAGGCGATCCTGCGCCTGCTCCCTCAGCCGGAGGCCGTGGTCACCCTGCTGGCCGTCTTCGACACCGTGGACCAGGCCAGCGAGGCGGTCTCGGCCATCATCGCCGACGGCACCATCCCCGGGGCCATCGAGATGATGGACCGCACAGCCATCCAGGCCGTGGAGAGCGCCAAGCGCTGCGGCTACCCTACGGACGCCGGGGCGGTCCTCCTCATCGACGTGGAGGGGTTAACCGAGGGGCTGGAGGATCTGGCGCATCACATCGCCCGCATCTGCGAGCACTATGACGCCCGGGAGGTGCGGGTGGCCACCGACCCCGTCGAGCGGGAGCGCCTGTGGTCCGGCCGCAAGGGAGCCTTCGGGGCCATGGGACGGCTGGCGCCGAGCTACTACGTGCAGGACGGCGTGGTGCCGCGGGATCAGCTGCCGCAGGTGCTGCGTCGCATCCAGGAGATCGGGCAGCGTTACGGCCTGGTTATCGCCAACGTCTTCCACGCCGGCGACGGCAACCTCCATCCCCTCATCCTGTTCGACGAACGGGATCCCGAGCAAACCCGCCGCGTCCTGGAGGCCGGAGCGGAGATCCTGCGGGCGTGCGTGGAGGCTGGAGGTTCCCTCACCGGCGAGCACGGCATCGGCCTGGAGAAGCGGGATCTGATGCCGCTCCTCTTCTCCCCTGCGGATCTGGAAGCCATGGCCCGCATCAAAGCCGCCTTCAACCCCGAGAACCGCCTCAACCCGTGCAAGATGTTCCCTTCCACCAAGATGTGTCTGGAAACATGGAGTCGCCGCCGGGCGCGGATGGCGGAGCCCATCCGCTACCGCGCCGGATCCCCGGAGATGCCCCCGGAGGAGGAGCTGTGGATCTGA
- a CDS encoding glycosyltransferase family 2 protein encodes MAPRLAVASAPRIPDPSAHPAVTLLAVVMVTWNVREWALRALHALEAALDRSGLPARIWVVDNASTDGTVEAIRRAFPSVELIANDVNRGFAAANNQALRAMGFPEDPGAPRYVWLLNPDTEVQGEAPAVLVRFMEQTPRAGVCGPRLIHPDGGFQHSAFEFPGLAQLFLDLFPLHPRLLESRLNGRYPRSWYARGEPFPIGHPLGAAMLVRGEAIRSVGLLDEGYWIYAEEVDWCWRMARAGWARYCVPAAVVVHAGGASARQVRPEMVRALWASRLRLYRRHYPAWKFRLACNLLAWGAGRRAQALARSPDPQAPALRAAYEAVQRMAREALRSPSLP; translated from the coding sequence ATGGCCCCCCGGCTGGCCGTGGCTTCCGCTCCTCGAATCCCGGATCCGAGTGCGCATCCAGCCGTGACCCTGCTGGCCGTTGTGATGGTGACCTGGAACGTCCGGGAGTGGGCCTTGCGGGCCCTGCACGCCCTGGAGGCCGCCCTGGATCGCTCCGGCCTCCCCGCTCGGATCTGGGTGGTGGATAACGCCTCAACCGACGGGACCGTGGAGGCCATCCGTCGCGCCTTCCCCTCCGTGGAGCTCATCGCCAACGACGTCAACCGGGGGTTCGCGGCCGCCAACAATCAGGCGTTGCGCGCCATGGGTTTCCCCGAAGATCCGGGAGCTCCGCGCTACGTCTGGTTGCTGAACCCTGACACCGAAGTCCAGGGGGAGGCTCCTGCGGTGCTGGTGCGTTTTATGGAGCAGACGCCCCGGGCAGGGGTTTGCGGGCCCCGGCTGATCCATCCCGATGGCGGCTTCCAGCACAGCGCCTTTGAGTTCCCGGGGCTGGCCCAGCTGTTCCTCGATCTCTTCCCCCTTCACCCGCGGCTGCTGGAGAGCCGGCTGAACGGCCGTTATCCCCGCTCCTGGTATGCGCGGGGGGAGCCTTTCCCCATCGGCCATCCTCTGGGGGCGGCCATGCTGGTGCGCGGGGAGGCCATCCGCTCCGTGGGGTTGCTCGATGAGGGATACTGGATCTATGCGGAAGAGGTGGACTGGTGCTGGCGGATGGCCCGGGCGGGATGGGCGCGCTACTGCGTGCCCGCGGCGGTGGTCGTGCACGCAGGCGGCGCGAGCGCCCGTCAGGTGCGCCCGGAGATGGTCCGGGCCCTCTGGGCCAGCCGGCTGCGGCTGTATCGTCGGCACTATCCCGCGTGGAAGTTCCGATTGGCCTGCAACCTGCTGGCCTGGGGGGCCGGGCGGCGGGCCCAGGCCCTCGCCCGATCGCCGGATCCTCAGGCGCCGGCGCTGCGCGCCGCTTACGAGGCGGTGCAGCGCATGGCTCGCGAAGCCTTGCGAAGCCCCTCGCTCCCGTGA
- a CDS encoding DUF433 domain-containing protein: protein MACPNCIRLSNCGYQRYSAQRSPLTGSLFMHVEWRGRIVVDPELHHGEPCIRGTRIPVSVIVSSLAHGISEEELLEQYPQLTREDIRAALAYGAELLQPKSI from the coding sequence ATGGCGTGTCCGAACTGCATTCGCTTGTCGAATTGCGGCTACCAGCGTTATAGTGCTCAGAGATCCCCGTTGACCGGGAGCCTTTTCATGCACGTAGAATGGCGTGGACGGATTGTGGTGGATCCTGAGCTGCACCATGGCGAGCCCTGCATCCGCGGGACTCGCATTCCTGTTTCCGTTATTGTAAGCAGCTTGGCCCATGGCATAAGTGAAGAAGAGTTGCTCGAACAGTATCCACAGTTAACTCGCGAGGATATCCGAGCCGCTCTGGCTTACGGAGCTGAGCTTCTACAGCCCAAGAGCATCTAA
- a CDS encoding glycosyltransferase family 2 protein, whose amino-acid sequence MLAVVILTRNESAFIEACIESVRWADRIVVFDSFSEDDTVARARACGAEVLQHPFENYAAQRNAALEQVEADWIFFVDADERATPELGEEVREAIRDPRYVGWWVPRRNYLFGRLTRGGGWWPDYQLRVLRRGYARYERPVHEIVVLQGEAGYLRNPLIHHNYDSPAEFRAKQRAYARLEAQALRQAGVRPKPYTPWTMMVREFWRRFVRLRGYIDGLHGLRLAWWMARATWETYRLLQDAARVDDG is encoded by the coding sequence ATGCTGGCGGTCGTCATCCTCACCCGGAACGAATCGGCCTTCATCGAGGCGTGCATCGAGAGCGTGCGCTGGGCGGATCGCATCGTCGTCTTCGACTCGTTCAGCGAGGACGACACGGTGGCGCGCGCGCGGGCCTGCGGGGCGGAGGTGCTCCAGCATCCGTTTGAGAACTACGCGGCGCAACGGAATGCGGCGCTGGAACAGGTGGAGGCGGACTGGATCTTCTTCGTGGATGCCGATGAGCGGGCCACACCGGAACTCGGCGAGGAGGTGCGGGAGGCCATCCGGGATCCCCGTTATGTGGGGTGGTGGGTTCCCCGGCGGAATTATCTTTTCGGGCGGCTCACGCGGGGAGGAGGCTGGTGGCCGGATTATCAGCTGCGGGTGCTCCGGCGGGGCTACGCGCGCTATGAGCGCCCGGTCCATGAGATCGTGGTCCTTCAGGGGGAGGCGGGTTATCTCCGCAACCCCCTGATCCATCACAACTACGACTCTCCGGCGGAGTTCCGGGCGAAGCAACGAGCCTACGCCCGGCTGGAGGCTCAGGCCCTGCGCCAGGCCGGCGTCCGCCCTAAACCCTACACCCCGTGGACGATGATGGTCCGGGAGTTCTGGCGGCGGTTCGTCCGGCTGCGGGGCTACATCGACGGCCTGCACGGGCTGCGCCTGGCGTGGTGGATGGCCCGGGCGACCTGGGAGACGTATCGCCTGCTGCAGGATGCGGCGCGCGTCGACGACGGATGA